Proteins found in one Mesorhizobium sp. CAU 1732 genomic segment:
- a CDS encoding metallophosphoesterase family protein yields the protein MTYTTYAIGDIHGRADLLSSLLDAIAEESDASGSEPRVLFLGDIVDRGPSSRQALNLVCETLVRWPRSRLIRGNHDAYLLDFMTADAVDETRFEKWLLNLGGYVTLESYGLLSENTIAETAAAFRANFAQHVDVLRNSSPIVVDSRFAYVHAGIDPSRPIAEQDPKDMMMIREPFLQYEGDLSHVVVHGHTPTSSRLPESGRCRIGIDTGAYATGRLTCLAVSADERILHFLFAISSPGRIEIARQEATDLDLAA from the coding sequence TTGACATACACCACCTACGCCATAGGCGACATCCATGGCCGTGCCGACCTTCTCTCCTCGCTCCTCGATGCCATCGCTGAGGAATCGGACGCATCCGGTAGCGAACCCCGCGTGCTCTTCCTCGGGGACATTGTCGACCGCGGACCATCGAGTAGGCAGGCGCTGAACCTGGTCTGCGAAACGTTGGTGAGATGGCCGCGATCGCGGCTGATCCGGGGCAATCATGATGCATACCTCCTCGATTTCATGACGGCTGACGCGGTCGACGAAACCAGGTTCGAGAAGTGGCTACTAAACCTCGGCGGCTACGTGACCTTGGAGTCCTACGGCCTCCTCTCCGAAAACACCATTGCCGAGACTGCCGCCGCTTTCAGGGCAAACTTTGCCCAGCACGTGGATGTGCTACGGAACTCATCACCCATCGTTGTCGACAGCCGCTTCGCCTACGTTCACGCGGGGATCGATCCCTCGCGCCCCATCGCGGAACAGGATCCGAAGGACATGATGATGATCCGGGAACCGTTCCTCCAATACGAGGGCGACCTGTCGCACGTTGTCGTCCACGGCCACACGCCGACCTCGTCTCGCCTACCGGAGAGCGGGCGTTGCCGGATAGGCATCGATACAGGGGCATACGCCACGGGCAGGCTCACCTGCCTTGCAGTCTCCGCTGATGAACGAATCCTCCATTTTCTGTTTGCTATCAGTTCCCCGGGGCGGATCGAGATCGCGAGACAAGAGGCAACCGATCTCGACCTCGCCGCATAG
- a CDS encoding DUF3800 domain-containing protein, with amino-acid sequence MNDEQPHLTFFMDDFGTRTMCKPSDSLPMEAHIFSFGLGGIIVPSEAVQALSDATIKFCQRWDVPELHGNKIRSGKGKFGFLKKDEERKNRFFEELEALIIDERITGHACVICRPGYRDRYYEKHAEGSRWQMCRTAFDIAVERAAKYARLVGRKLSIAYERTGATEDRLIENYFKGLLKNGTGFDATNSSKHRPLTKDELTETLLTIWPDGKSNPMLQLADLVLHPLGHRPTGLKNRAHDRLSEAGQIIDLRSNGDETIAVKYSCYDDPYKEWVNPRNT; translated from the coding sequence GTGAACGATGAACAGCCTCATCTAACTTTTTTCATGGACGATTTCGGAACTCGTACCATGTGTAAGCCAAGTGACTCCCTACCTATGGAGGCTCATATATTCAGCTTTGGCCTAGGTGGGATAATCGTTCCTTCAGAGGCGGTCCAGGCGCTGTCTGATGCAACCATTAAGTTTTGCCAACGCTGGGATGTACCGGAACTGCACGGAAATAAGATTCGATCAGGAAAGGGAAAATTCGGTTTCTTGAAAAAGGACGAAGAGCGGAAGAACCGCTTCTTCGAAGAGCTGGAGGCCCTGATCATCGATGAGCGCATTACAGGCCATGCTTGCGTGATCTGCCGTCCTGGCTATCGCGATAGATATTATGAGAAGCACGCCGAAGGTTCGCGGTGGCAGATGTGCCGGACAGCCTTCGACATCGCCGTCGAGCGTGCGGCCAAGTACGCGAGGCTCGTCGGCCGGAAACTCTCCATTGCCTACGAGCGCACAGGAGCGACCGAAGACCGCCTAATCGAAAATTATTTCAAGGGACTTCTCAAAAACGGAACTGGCTTTGATGCGACAAACTCATCGAAGCATAGGCCTTTAACGAAAGACGAGCTAACGGAGACGCTTCTGACCATCTGGCCAGATGGGAAAAGCAATCCCATGCTACAATTGGCCGATCTCGTACTACACCCCCTCGGTCACCGCCCAACTGGCCTAAAAAATCGAGCGCATGACCGTTTGTCAGAAGCAGGGCAGATCATCGACTTGAGAAGCAATGGCGACGAGACGATCGCTGTTAAGTACTCCTGCTATGATGATCCATACAAGGAATGGGTGAACCCTAGAAACACATAA
- a CDS encoding DUF4011 domain-containing protein produces the protein MKNEALLELVKQKVENLRPKLLDLSRRNPLLATKLSPRSNAHIRAVDELPEVLFYKLNNGQTMRLVPLPEIDADPRDEETKTFRDALANARITDDAYLAELDAIERDADDYLDHARAIERALKDRIRVDLGLPPRPQKADVNLAQHARNNGITPSYELPDPEDESEHDRHTDDDIQTLLLPKDLERKLNNVTSKCRTWIQETGINVLQVAYGFLEWSEPNQTDTSYAPLILCGAQIEKKRTREGVEFRISGTGEEPEVNAVLTEKMRIEFGIELPPFEGASVEDYLATVAKISPKQIVWRVRRQVAIGVFPSARMAMYHDIDPSNPAFPDNEIVRSLLGGMNSESALPFAEEYNVDEPDIERCVPCVVLDADSSQFSTLVDIANGKNLAVEGPPGTGKSQTIVNAIAAALAEGKKVLFIAEKLAALNVVRSRLEAVGLGEFLLPLQAERSTREQVIGSVRSRVEMRRPAAIRDYDRQLEEYRRIRSQLAEYIDLLTLPFASSGLTIHEILGKSIATSPCLEGMPAEVVAETDIPDSFLSLAGMGRLRALAVAVEKGAQGAAQAASYWKSTGLVHAERFTVEESCNLALNSARAYRGLAALRDGLLAHGIDPRTDNETLETLQQALNGLLNLPSELPRDLLVRLLDGGNLDRLSAFLGECDASLESERELTEILDAELSGETLSLVKRVAGICAAASLETLDLAELEAELGERRETLDRARGLEAAMAPLVRACPEAANWKFDSIAKAHGAIASAGREALMCRNAATGDPAATAILRKLCSEGRALQATKNGLESRVSLSVDAPLQTLVQTIASLRAGGIFAFLSGEFRQAKKLARSLSLSDRFDKRDALERLEALASYRRTEREFVENPQAIAVFGLHFRGTGTDFSPFERLTEFYEVAQSMAGPEHRSLRTFLRDADFDDLELVPPISGNVPVDSLQTLQRDLVVAQKEIDDLAEALDALRPLLGAFRDPASFDPNALPELETRLEALLVHRKKLDGDKAVSKLLGGKFQGARTATASPGKACAWARESLPLREQVTSVLNTGRPAEAAEHAKRVLDADVRARGLLSELCEISRMDALHFTNDRDENAIAMFLESASADQDGLFAHAVLATALVELKGTGTYPLVAYRMQAGVPDGLAAQFEALAVRKLARAVYAEHGSTLSRYPGNRLDDLRASLAKQDREIIKIARQQLRWKVHADAKPPFGNGTGKKSTWTQMALIDNEINKQQRFISVRDLTQRAGRALLELKPCWMMSPLAVAQYVPKNAITFDLCIIDEASQMPPEASIGALLRCKQTVVVGDTNQLPPSSFFKKMIDDEEADEDENVLNESILEMANATFRPARRLRWHYRSRHSGLIKFSNRLVYEDNLIVFPSATESMARMGVEFRAVDGLYKAGTNPIEARTIVDAALDFMRTDPNRSLGIVTLNQKQRDLISEEFEYALGRDRHALAYVEAWKEKHDGLEEFFVKNLENVQGDERDVMFIGTVYGPEARGARTAQRFGPINGLAGRRRLNVLFSRAKEKIVTFSSMTAADILAEETGNAGAHMLKRWLEYCASGLLDGGSETQREADSEFEVFVMDQVRAMGYEPVPQVGVAGYFVDIGVRHPDWPHGFVLGVECDGASYHSAKSARDRDRLRQEVLEGLGWRFHRIWSTDWFNNPRREAERLRAVLSARMEELKAREAEFAVQPARPEPSPVIELPEPMPDPGPSLFDQIGAEVLTLPIAKSTNDRAIEIGDTVRVRYLNGDCKILQLTISKAKSDPGSGLVHFDAPIARALLGAEEGDEVEVLAGAYVRPAVVESITKNGT, from the coding sequence CGCTTATCTAGCCGAACTCGATGCGATTGAACGTGACGCTGACGACTATCTCGACCACGCCCGCGCGATCGAGCGCGCGTTGAAGGATCGTATCCGGGTGGATCTCGGTCTTCCGCCTCGGCCCCAAAAGGCCGATGTCAACCTGGCGCAACATGCGCGCAACAACGGCATCACCCCATCATACGAGCTGCCTGATCCCGAGGACGAGTCGGAACACGACCGCCATACAGACGATGATATCCAGACTTTGCTGCTTCCAAAGGATTTGGAGCGCAAGCTTAATAACGTCACTTCCAAATGCCGCACGTGGATTCAGGAAACAGGTATCAACGTGCTGCAAGTGGCCTATGGCTTCCTGGAGTGGTCCGAGCCCAACCAGACGGACACGTCGTACGCGCCTCTGATCCTCTGCGGCGCCCAGATCGAAAAGAAGCGAACGCGGGAAGGCGTCGAGTTCCGAATTTCCGGGACGGGCGAAGAGCCCGAAGTAAATGCCGTCCTGACCGAAAAAATGCGTATCGAGTTCGGTATCGAACTGCCGCCCTTCGAGGGTGCCTCTGTCGAAGACTATCTGGCCACAGTCGCCAAGATCTCCCCGAAGCAGATTGTCTGGCGGGTACGCCGGCAGGTTGCCATTGGTGTTTTCCCTTCGGCGCGGATGGCGATGTATCACGACATCGACCCCTCAAATCCGGCCTTCCCGGACAACGAGATCGTCCGCTCGCTGCTCGGGGGAATGAATTCGGAATCCGCGCTGCCGTTCGCCGAAGAGTACAACGTCGATGAGCCGGATATCGAGCGTTGCGTGCCCTGCGTCGTTCTCGACGCCGACTCGTCGCAGTTCAGCACCCTCGTAGATATTGCGAACGGGAAGAACCTCGCCGTCGAGGGGCCTCCCGGCACCGGGAAATCGCAGACGATCGTGAATGCGATCGCCGCCGCTCTTGCCGAGGGCAAGAAGGTGCTCTTCATCGCAGAGAAGCTTGCCGCGCTGAACGTTGTGCGCTCCCGTCTCGAAGCGGTGGGACTCGGCGAATTCCTGTTGCCACTGCAGGCTGAACGGTCAACGAGGGAGCAGGTCATTGGCTCGGTCCGGTCACGTGTCGAGATGCGACGGCCGGCGGCGATCAGAGATTATGATCGGCAGCTCGAGGAATACAGGCGAATCCGTTCTCAGCTCGCCGAGTACATTGACCTTCTGACTCTGCCGTTCGCCAGCAGCGGTTTGACCATCCACGAGATACTCGGGAAGAGTATCGCCACGAGTCCGTGCCTGGAGGGCATGCCCGCGGAAGTGGTTGCGGAAACCGACATACCGGACAGCTTTCTGAGCTTGGCCGGGATGGGACGTTTGCGAGCGCTGGCGGTTGCTGTGGAGAAAGGAGCGCAGGGCGCCGCGCAGGCGGCTTCGTATTGGAAGTCCACAGGCCTGGTGCATGCGGAACGCTTTACAGTCGAGGAGTCGTGTAATCTCGCCCTGAATTCGGCGCGTGCATACCGGGGCCTCGCCGCGTTAAGGGATGGTCTTTTGGCTCACGGGATCGATCCGCGAACGGACAATGAAACGCTGGAGACTCTGCAGCAGGCCTTGAACGGACTACTGAACTTGCCGAGCGAGCTTCCTCGAGACTTGTTGGTGCGCTTGCTGGATGGCGGAAACCTCGATCGGCTATCCGCTTTTCTTGGCGAATGTGACGCAAGCCTCGAGTCGGAACGTGAGCTGACGGAAATACTCGACGCCGAACTGTCTGGCGAAACCTTGTCGCTGGTGAAGCGCGTTGCGGGAATTTGCGCCGCCGCGTCGCTGGAGACACTGGACCTGGCCGAACTCGAAGCCGAGCTTGGCGAGCGCCGCGAGACGTTGGACAGGGCGAGGGGCCTTGAGGCCGCCATGGCCCCGCTGGTTCGCGCGTGTCCGGAGGCCGCGAACTGGAAGTTCGACAGCATCGCGAAGGCTCACGGGGCGATCGCCAGTGCCGGGCGCGAAGCCCTAATGTGCAGAAACGCCGCGACTGGCGATCCAGCTGCGACGGCGATTCTGAGAAAGCTATGCTCCGAGGGGCGTGCCCTCCAGGCAACCAAGAACGGCCTGGAAAGCCGCGTTTCCCTGAGCGTGGACGCGCCGCTTCAGACGCTGGTGCAGACGATCGCCTCGCTCAGGGCTGGCGGCATCTTCGCATTTTTGTCCGGGGAGTTTCGACAGGCCAAGAAATTGGCCCGATCTCTGTCACTGTCAGACCGCTTCGACAAACGTGATGCCCTCGAGCGGCTCGAAGCCCTCGCATCCTATCGCAGGACCGAGCGGGAGTTCGTCGAGAACCCGCAGGCAATCGCAGTGTTCGGCCTGCACTTCCGGGGCACCGGAACCGACTTCTCGCCATTCGAGCGCCTGACCGAGTTCTACGAGGTGGCCCAATCGATGGCGGGACCAGAACATCGTTCGTTGCGCACGTTCTTGCGCGACGCCGACTTCGACGATCTGGAGCTCGTGCCGCCAATATCCGGGAACGTCCCCGTGGACAGTCTTCAGACCCTGCAGCGCGACCTCGTTGTCGCTCAGAAGGAGATCGACGATCTCGCCGAAGCCTTGGACGCATTGCGGCCGCTGCTCGGGGCGTTCCGTGACCCTGCATCGTTCGATCCCAATGCGCTGCCCGAGCTAGAGACAAGGCTGGAAGCGCTGCTAGTCCACCGAAAGAAGCTCGACGGTGACAAGGCCGTTTCGAAGTTGCTTGGCGGGAAGTTTCAAGGAGCGCGGACGGCGACCGCTTCTCCAGGAAAGGCATGCGCGTGGGCAAGGGAGTCGTTGCCGCTTCGGGAGCAGGTGACCTCGGTCCTGAACACGGGTCGGCCCGCAGAGGCGGCCGAGCATGCCAAGCGCGTGCTTGACGCCGACGTCCGCGCACGAGGCCTGCTGTCCGAGCTGTGCGAGATTTCGCGCATGGATGCACTCCACTTCACGAATGACCGTGACGAGAATGCCATCGCGATGTTCCTGGAGAGCGCGTCCGCTGATCAGGACGGGCTGTTTGCCCATGCTGTGCTGGCGACGGCGCTCGTCGAACTGAAGGGAACAGGAACGTATCCGCTCGTGGCCTATCGAATGCAGGCGGGCGTCCCTGACGGGTTGGCGGCGCAGTTCGAGGCACTGGCAGTACGCAAACTCGCCCGGGCGGTCTATGCCGAACATGGTTCGACGCTTTCGCGCTATCCCGGGAATCGCCTCGACGACCTCCGGGCGAGCTTGGCGAAGCAGGACAGGGAGATCATCAAGATTGCGCGTCAGCAGCTGCGGTGGAAGGTGCACGCTGACGCGAAGCCGCCCTTCGGCAATGGCACCGGAAAAAAGTCCACCTGGACGCAAATGGCGCTGATCGACAACGAGATCAACAAGCAGCAGCGCTTCATCTCCGTCCGCGATCTGACCCAGCGCGCCGGCCGCGCGCTCCTGGAGCTGAAGCCGTGCTGGATGATGTCGCCGCTGGCGGTGGCGCAGTATGTGCCCAAGAATGCGATCACGTTCGACCTGTGCATCATCGACGAGGCATCCCAGATGCCTCCGGAGGCATCGATCGGCGCCCTGCTTCGGTGCAAGCAGACGGTTGTCGTGGGAGACACCAACCAGCTACCTCCGAGCAGCTTCTTCAAGAAAATGATCGACGACGAGGAGGCGGACGAGGACGAGAACGTCCTGAACGAATCCATCCTCGAGATGGCGAACGCTACCTTCCGCCCAGCAAGAAGGCTGCGGTGGCACTATCGCTCGCGCCACTCGGGTCTCATCAAGTTCTCAAACCGCCTCGTCTACGAAGACAACCTCATTGTCTTTCCTTCGGCGACCGAATCCATGGCCCGGATGGGCGTTGAGTTCAGGGCGGTCGACGGCCTCTACAAGGCGGGAACGAACCCGATCGAGGCCCGAACGATCGTCGACGCCGCGCTCGATTTCATGCGCACCGATCCCAACCGCTCCCTGGGCATCGTCACGCTCAACCAGAAGCAACGTGACCTGATCAGCGAGGAGTTCGAGTATGCCCTCGGCCGCGACCGTCACGCGCTGGCTTACGTCGAGGCGTGGAAGGAGAAGCATGACGGGCTGGAAGAGTTCTTCGTCAAGAACCTCGAGAACGTGCAAGGCGACGAACGTGATGTGATGTTCATCGGCACCGTGTACGGGCCGGAGGCGAGGGGCGCTCGGACTGCCCAACGGTTCGGTCCGATCAACGGCCTCGCCGGAAGGCGCCGCCTGAACGTGCTCTTTTCCCGCGCCAAGGAGAAGATCGTCACCTTCTCCTCCATGACCGCTGCCGACATCCTCGCCGAGGAAACGGGTAATGCGGGCGCCCATATGCTGAAGCGCTGGCTGGAATACTGCGCCAGCGGCTTGCTCGACGGCGGCTCGGAAACGCAGCGTGAAGCCGACTCTGAATTTGAAGTGTTCGTAATGGATCAGGTACGGGCCATGGGCTACGAGCCTGTGCCCCAAGTCGGCGTTGCCGGATATTTTGTCGATATCGGCGTCCGGCATCCCGATTGGCCGCATGGGTTTGTGCTCGGGGTCGAGTGCGATGGTGCCAGCTATCACTCGGCTAAATCCGCACGTGACCGTGATCGTCTTCGTCAGGAAGTGCTCGAAGGCCTAGGTTGGCGATTCCACCGTATTTGGTCGACTGACTGGTTCAATAATCCCCGTCGGGAGGCGGAACGCTTGCGCGCGGTTCTGTCGGCTCGGATGGAGGAGCTGAAAGCGCGCGAAGCTGAGTTTGCTGTGCAGCCCGCCCGTCCAGAGCCATCGCCCGTTATCGAGTTGCCCGAACCAATGCCGGATCCTGGACCATCGCTATTCGATCAAATCGGAGCAGAGGTCCTGACGCTGCCGATCGCCAAGTCCACGAATGATCGAGCCATTGAGATCGGCGACACTGTCCGCGTTCGCTATCTGAATGGCGACTGCAAGATCCTGCAGCTCACCATCAGCAAGGCAAAGAGCGACCCCGGCAGCGGGCTCGTGCACTTCGATGCGCCCATCGCCAGAGCTTTGCTTGGCGCGGAGGAGGGTGATGAGGTTGAGGTATTGGCCGGGGCATATGTTCGGCCCGCGGTGGTCGAGAGCATCACGAAGAATGGGACGTAG